A single window of Caldicellulosiruptor bescii DSM 6725 DNA harbors:
- a CDS encoding substrate-binding domain-containing protein, which translates to MKKNFYKYLSIFLAIALIVSLAYALVPSSKDITQASSGNPKLKGSPNEEYYMVTFVSGIEYWKGCFKGMKAAADLYGVKAIYTGAPQFDVNQEVTVLRQVIAKKPAGILVTCANPDALKAPIDEAIKKGIPVITFDADSPKSSRYSVLETGNYNAGAMAARYLGKLLGGKGEVGISTVAAQLNHEQRKQGFIDTLKKEFPGIKVVAIVNDENDQTKAARQISAMLQAHPNIKGIFCTDALGGVGAATAIKEANKVGKVKIVSFDTDKGTLDLIKQGIIDASIAQGTWNMGFWGMTFLFYLKHGIVNPVDNWQKYGINPLPPYVDTGTMVVTKQNVDAFYKVNVIK; encoded by the coding sequence ATGAAGAAGAATTTTTACAAGTACCTTTCGATCTTTTTGGCGATTGCGCTCATTGTGTCTTTAGCTTATGCTCTTGTTCCAAGCTCAAAGGACATTACTCAAGCAAGCAGCGGCAATCCAAAGTTAAAAGGAAGTCCAAATGAAGAGTATTACATGGTGACATTTGTTTCTGGTATTGAGTACTGGAAAGGTTGCTTTAAAGGTATGAAGGCTGCAGCAGACCTGTACGGTGTAAAAGCAATCTACACAGGTGCACCACAGTTTGATGTAAACCAAGAAGTTACTGTTCTTCGTCAGGTTATTGCTAAAAAACCAGCTGGAATTTTGGTCACTTGTGCAAACCCTGACGCTCTAAAAGCCCCAATTGATGAGGCGATTAAGAAAGGAATTCCTGTTATAACATTTGACGCAGATTCACCAAAGTCAAGCAGATATTCAGTTTTGGAAACTGGAAACTATAACGCAGGTGCAATGGCTGCAAGATATCTTGGCAAGCTTTTGGGTGGCAAAGGCGAGGTTGGCATCTCAACAGTTGCTGCACAGCTCAACCATGAGCAGAGAAAACAAGGGTTTATTGATACTCTCAAGAAAGAGTTTCCAGGAATTAAGGTTGTTGCAATTGTAAACGATGAAAACGACCAGACAAAAGCTGCAAGACAGATTTCTGCTATGCTCCAGGCTCATCCAAATATCAAAGGAATTTTCTGCACAGACGCACTTGGTGGTGTTGGTGCTGCAACAGCCATCAAAGAAGCTAACAAGGTTGGCAAGGTTAAAATAGTAAGCTTTGACACCGACAAAGGAACACTTGACCTCATAAAGCAAGGAATCATTGACGCATCAATCGCGCAAGGTACATGGAACATGGGATTCTGGGGCATGACATTCCTGTTCTATCTCAAACATGGTATAGTAAATCCTGTTGACAACTGGCAGAAGTATGGTATAAATCCACTCCCACCATACGTCGACACAGGTACAATGGTTGTAACAAAACAGAATGTGGATGCGTTCTATAAGGTTAATGTGATTAAGTAA
- the cysS gene encoding cysteine--tRNA ligase, with product MKLYNTLTMTKEEFEPLEEGKVKMYVCGPTVYDFIHIGNARPLIVFDTLRRYFEYKGYEVIYIQNFTDVEDKMINRANKEGITVFELAERFIQEYYKDADRLNVKRATKNPRATEEIEDMIALIQRLIDKGYAYVVDGDVYFRTRKFAEYGKLSHKNIEELMAGARVDPNEKKEDPLDFALWKAKKEGEPAWSSPWGEGRPGWHIECSVMAMKYLGQTIDIHAGGQDLIFPHHENEIAQSEAATGKPFARFWLHNGYVNINNEKMSKSLGNFFTVREIIEKYHPEALRLFMLQAHYRKPLNFSIDLIEQAEVALKRIYTCYENLEFLIQNAASSSENDDKLKAAIEELKAKFIDAMEDDLNTAEATGYLFEMVREINTYANSCSKETLTFAKDTLKELCSILGILEQYSAKEEAIPQQILELVEKRNQARKAKNFAEADRIRDELKSLGYIVLDTPQGTKIERIK from the coding sequence ATGAAGCTTTACAACACTCTGACAATGACAAAAGAGGAGTTTGAACCCTTAGAAGAAGGCAAAGTAAAGATGTACGTATGCGGTCCAACTGTTTATGATTTTATCCACATCGGCAATGCAAGGCCTTTGATTGTGTTTGATACTTTGAGGCGGTATTTTGAATACAAAGGATATGAGGTTATCTACATTCAAAACTTTACAGATGTAGAAGACAAGATGATAAACAGAGCAAACAAAGAGGGCATAACCGTCTTTGAACTTGCTGAAAGATTCATACAAGAGTATTACAAAGACGCAGACAGGCTAAATGTCAAGCGAGCAACCAAAAATCCAAGGGCAACAGAAGAAATTGAAGATATGATAGCCCTGATACAAAGGCTGATTGACAAAGGTTATGCATATGTTGTTGATGGTGATGTGTATTTTAGAACAAGAAAATTTGCTGAGTATGGAAAGCTTTCTCACAAGAACATTGAAGAGCTGATGGCTGGCGCGCGCGTTGACCCGAACGAAAAGAAAGAAGACCCGCTTGATTTTGCTCTGTGGAAGGCTAAAAAAGAAGGCGAGCCTGCATGGAGTTCACCTTGGGGTGAGGGCAGGCCCGGCTGGCATATAGAGTGCTCTGTTATGGCAATGAAATACCTTGGGCAGACTATAGACATTCACGCAGGCGGGCAGGATTTGATCTTTCCTCATCATGAAAATGAGATTGCACAGAGCGAGGCTGCAACAGGAAAACCTTTTGCACGTTTTTGGCTTCACAATGGGTATGTGAATATAAACAATGAAAAGATGTCAAAGTCGCTTGGGAATTTCTTTACTGTGCGTGAAATCATTGAAAAATATCACCCTGAGGCACTGAGGCTTTTTATGCTCCAGGCTCATTACAGAAAACCTCTTAACTTCAGTATAGACCTTATTGAACAGGCAGAGGTGGCACTCAAAAGAATTTATACCTGCTATGAAAATCTTGAGTTTTTGATTCAAAATGCAGCCTCTTCATCTGAAAATGATGATAAGCTAAAAGCTGCGATTGAAGAGCTAAAAGCAAAGTTTATAGATGCAATGGAAGATGACTTGAATACTGCCGAGGCAACAGGGTATTTGTTCGAAATGGTAAGAGAAATTAACACATATGCTAATTCTTGCTCAAAAGAAACTTTAACTTTTGCAAAAGATACATTGAAAGAGCTTTGCAGTATACTGGGAATCTTGGAGCAATATAGCGCAAAAGAAGAGGCTATTCCACAACAAATTCTGGAACTGGTTGAAAAAAGAAATCAGGCACGAAAGGCGAAAAACTTTGCCGAGGCAGATAGAATAAGAGATGAGCTCAAAAGCTTGGGCTATATCGTTCTTGACACCCCTCAGGGGACAAAGATTGAGAGGATAAAATAA
- a CDS encoding HD domain-containing protein, translating into MSEKLYEFRDPVHGFIYVRPLELKLIDSFPFQRLRNIKQLAFSHYIYHGAEHSRFGHSLGVMHLVTRAFNTVTEKTKIFDIATKEWYTQILRIIALVHDLGHAPFSHASEELLPDGFSHEDYTHMIVTQTEVADCISEIGEWFKKQYGEEYDITPELISSIYKGENIENPDFIFLKKFMDSELDCDKMDYLLRDSLYCGVSYGKFDLERLINTLTVWENEEGVLYLAIEKGGMHAFEEFVLARYFMFTQVYFYKTRRFLDNALLYFLKGVLPNGKYPEDIQEFLKYDDIYVLELMKQNIKQNEWAERILKRKILSKVYETPVHASEKDQQIFNLVKNNLVERIGEEYLILDSADKLVHQMPVRYELDSEKAIPVITENDKKVIPVSVASEVIRKMTEPINIKRIYVYEDKKEEAIKIVNEMMEKMSK; encoded by the coding sequence ATGAGTGAAAAATTATATGAGTTTCGTGACCCAGTTCACGGTTTCATTTATGTTCGACCTTTAGAACTTAAGCTCATTGATTCTTTTCCATTTCAGAGATTGCGAAACATAAAACAGTTAGCCTTTTCACATTATATCTACCATGGTGCTGAACATTCGAGGTTTGGACATTCATTAGGAGTTATGCATCTTGTTACAAGAGCTTTTAATACAGTAACTGAAAAAACAAAAATCTTTGATATTGCTACGAAAGAGTGGTATACTCAAATATTGAGAATTATAGCATTAGTTCATGATTTGGGACATGCACCATTTTCTCATGCTTCTGAAGAGCTTTTGCCGGATGGTTTTTCACATGAAGACTATACCCATATGATAGTAACACAAACGGAAGTTGCTGATTGTATTAGTGAGATTGGGGAATGGTTTAAAAAGCAATATGGTGAAGAGTATGATATTACACCAGAATTGATATCTTCCATATATAAAGGAGAAAACATAGAAAATCCTGATTTTATATTTCTGAAGAAGTTTATGGATAGCGAACTCGATTGCGATAAAATGGATTATTTATTACGAGACTCATTATATTGTGGAGTTAGTTATGGAAAATTTGATTTAGAAAGGCTTATTAATACTCTCACTGTTTGGGAAAATGAAGAAGGAGTGCTTTACCTTGCTATTGAAAAAGGTGGAATGCATGCTTTCGAAGAATTTGTTCTTGCAAGATATTTTATGTTTACCCAAGTTTATTTTTATAAAACAAGAAGGTTTTTAGATAATGCTCTTTTGTATTTTTTAAAAGGAGTGCTTCCAAATGGAAAGTATCCAGAAGATATTCAAGAATTTTTGAAGTACGATGATATTTATGTGTTAGAACTTATGAAACAAAATATAAAACAAAATGAATGGGCAGAACGAATTTTAAAAAGAAAAATACTAAGCAAAGTCTATGAAACTCCTGTTCATGCTTCTGAAAAAGATCAACAAATTTTCAACTTAGTTAAAAACAACTTGGTGGAAAGGATTGGCGAAGAATATCTTATTTTAGATTCAGCCGATAAACTTGTACATCAAATGCCAGTGAGGTATGAGCTTGATAGCGAGAAAGCAATTCCTGTAATTACTGAAAATGACAAAAAAGTGATACCAGTTAGTGTTGCCTCTGAAGTTATAAGAAAAATGACAGAGCCTATAAACATAAAAAGAATATACGTTTACGAAGATAAGAAAGAAGAAGCAATAAAAATTGTGAATGAGATGATGGAAAAAATGAGTAAATAA
- a CDS encoding type II toxin-antitoxin system RelE family toxin — MWQVTFLPEAKKELFKLDKQTQKIVLAGIWKVSKNPLSHLFHQRK; from the coding sequence ATGTGGCAAGTAACTTTTTTGCCAGAAGCTAAAAAAGAACTTTTTAAACTTGATAAACAAACTCAGAAAATAGTCTTGGCTGGTATATGGAAAGTTAGCAAAAATCCACTTTCTCACTTATTCCATCAAAGAAAGTAA
- a CDS encoding type II toxin-antitoxin system Phd/YefM family antitoxin: MSEVKLSTQQMKFYNLKELVSHMISISELSRGRASKIIDEVAKKKKNFLVIKNNKPQAVIIPIDLYDQLIQAHEDYKLLLLALKRTENLKQEDCSTFEQVVEEAGFTLEEIDKLAESVEIE; this comes from the coding sequence ATGTCGGAAGTCAAATTAAGTACTCAACAAATGAAATTCTACAACTTGAAAGAATTGGTTTCGCATATGATTTCGATAAGTGAACTTTCGAGAGGCAGAGCTTCAAAAATTATTGATGAAGTTGCTAAAAAGAAAAAGAATTTTCTCGTTATCAAAAACAACAAGCCACAGGCAGTTATAATACCTATTGATTTATATGACCAACTTATACAGGCACATGAGGACTATAAGCTCCTGCTTCTGGCCCTCAAAAGAACTGAAAATTTAAAACAAGAAGATTGTTCTACTTTCGAACAAGTGGTTGAAGAAGCTGGCTTTACACTTGAAGAAATTGATAAGTTAGCAGAATCGGTGGAGATAGAATAA
- a CDS encoding Rpn family recombination-promoting nuclease/putative transposase: MKTYKKYDEGYKKLFSNKENLIWFLQNVLNEERFKKIEKSDVEIIATESINKKWQKKISDIVYKIKYKDSFFCLTIEFQSREDKKILHRLYEYMHLIQLKNKVNGEIPVVVPIVLYNGISHWKPNEQYNEIILFAKDFPEYAQNFKIIFLDIKSIPEEKLISAANVLAIAVYIDQVSNNPERVLNRILNLRGKIHLNWEQREELADWLYEVILRSYGVSEEEAEEMFKKSGLEVDELFSSTAEKIKQGIEREKKKIAKEAMKQGMKQGMKQGMKQGMKRAIKLIAKQMLKDNQPIELISKYTGLTPEEIKKLKKV, translated from the coding sequence ATGAAGACTTATAAAAAGTATGATGAAGGATACAAAAAATTGTTTTCTAACAAGGAAAATCTAATTTGGTTTTTACAGAATGTTTTAAATGAAGAGAGATTTAAGAAAATAGAAAAAAGTGATGTAGAGATTATTGCAACCGAGTCGATAAATAAAAAGTGGCAAAAGAAAATCTCAGACATAGTGTATAAGATAAAATATAAAGATTCTTTCTTTTGTTTGACCATTGAATTTCAAAGTAGAGAGGACAAGAAAATTTTACACAGATTATATGAATATATGCATCTCATTCAACTCAAGAACAAAGTGAATGGTGAAATACCAGTAGTTGTGCCAATTGTGCTGTATAATGGTATAAGTCATTGGAAACCTAATGAACAGTATAACGAAATTATTCTATTTGCAAAAGATTTTCCAGAGTATGCACAAAATTTCAAGATAATATTCTTAGATATCAAAAGTATACCTGAGGAGAAGTTAATTAGTGCGGCAAACGTATTAGCAATAGCAGTGTATATTGACCAGGTATCTAATAATCCTGAAAGGGTACTAAATAGGATATTGAATTTAAGAGGGAAAATACATCTTAACTGGGAACAAAGAGAAGAATTAGCTGATTGGTTGTATGAGGTTATTTTAAGATCTTATGGTGTTAGTGAAGAAGAAGCAGAAGAAATGTTTAAAAAATCAGGACTGGAGGTGGATGAGTTGTTTTCGAGCACAGCTGAAAAGATAAAGCAAGGAATTGAGAGAGAAAAGAAAAAAATTGCTAAAGAGGCAATGAAGCAAGGCATGAAGCAAGGCATGAAACAAGGTATGAAACAAGGTATGAAACGCGCAATAAAATTAATCGCAAAACAGATGCTAAAAGATAATCAGCCTATAGAGCTTATTTCAAAGTATACTGGTCTTACACCTGAAGAGATAAAAAAATTGAAGAAGGTATAA
- a CDS encoding DUF6062 family protein, which translates to MYFEMIENFKEDKCIICHLKNKAMNKFFDDFLYESVNDYSLRSRIREGGICPIHARKLESLGDVLAHAIIYSDLLINFKNNHHIETLPRKRKIQDQNVCVFCEKESGFEDTYTKAFSHYFTAQPQFKSAFSEKGFICQRHLKQVLVKITSITAQKELLSVVSHKIDIILYHLEKIKEKNDYRNIHESYTPEEVRAWHMAVEFVAGSNE; encoded by the coding sequence GTGTATTTTGAAATGATAGAAAACTTTAAAGAAGATAAGTGTATTATATGCCATCTTAAAAACAAGGCAATGAACAAATTCTTTGACGATTTTCTGTACGAATCCGTAAATGACTATAGTCTGCGAAGCAGAATTAGGGAAGGTGGAATTTGTCCTATACATGCAAGAAAGTTAGAGTCGTTAGGTGATGTACTTGCCCATGCCATTATATATTCTGATTTGCTAATTAATTTTAAAAACAACCACCATATTGAAACATTACCCCGTAAAAGAAAAATTCAAGATCAAAATGTGTGTGTCTTTTGTGAAAAGGAAAGTGGCTTTGAAGATACTTACACAAAAGCGTTTTCTCACTACTTTACAGCACAGCCGCAATTTAAATCAGCATTTTCAGAAAAAGGTTTTATATGTCAAAGGCATTTAAAACAAGTATTAGTAAAAATTACATCAATAACTGCTCAAAAAGAACTATTATCAGTTGTAAGTCACAAAATTGATATAATCTTGTATCACCTTGAGAAAATAAAAGAAAAGAACGACTATCGAAACATTCATGAAAGCTATACTCCTGAAGAGGTAAGAGCATGGCACATGGCTGTTGAGTTTGTTGCAGGGTCTAATGAGTAA
- a CDS encoding dynamin family protein gives MRDTAYDIMQENIKNFLKQIKNLSEEIDSESIKRLASSIEEKIKKDAFYLVVLGQFKRGKSTLINYMLGTNLLPTGVLPLTSSITKIYYSPEVKIDVIFNNGVKKEIPVDKLELYCTEKRNPKNQKGVDTIEIGYPFDFLNRDVVIVDTPGIGSIYQHNTDVTYEFIDKSDAVIFVLSVDPPITEVEKQFLLKIAESVDKIFFVINKCDLTNRNELEEIVTFTKNVIRDITKKENINIFPLSAKMALEGKVQDRREVIKKSGIEIFEEELKRFLRNEKEKVQFLSNLKSLDSFLEVCRTFLESDMKLKVMPLKQLEENIEKFDEFLDKINRNKIEIYKLFKVEMNDILTSFDEQIEKIKKEITINITKKVKDYYPSIARFKRLKQKEYLERYLEEAIVQEFEFQKRGLEKYVEDQFAFLLSRYCEKINELIKSIKDTAKELFFY, from the coding sequence ATGAGGGACACAGCGTATGATATCATGCAGGAGAATATTAAAAACTTTCTCAAGCAAATTAAAAACCTATCAGAGGAGATTGATTCAGAATCTATCAAGAGATTGGCAAGTAGCATTGAGGAAAAAATAAAAAAAGATGCATTTTACCTTGTTGTGTTGGGTCAGTTCAAAAGAGGAAAATCTACGCTAATAAATTACATGCTTGGAACAAATTTATTACCAACAGGGGTTCTTCCTTTGACATCAAGTATAACAAAGATTTATTACAGTCCTGAGGTTAAAATAGATGTAATTTTTAACAATGGTGTAAAAAAAGAAATTCCAGTTGATAAACTTGAGCTTTACTGCACAGAAAAAAGGAATCCTAAGAATCAAAAAGGTGTTGATACAATTGAGATAGGGTATCCGTTTGATTTTTTGAACAGGGATGTTGTAATTGTTGACACACCAGGAATTGGTTCTATATATCAGCACAACACAGATGTGACATATGAATTTATTGACAAGTCAGATGCAGTCATATTTGTATTGTCTGTTGACCCACCAATTACTGAAGTTGAAAAACAGTTTCTACTTAAGATTGCTGAAAGTGTAGATAAGATATTCTTTGTAATTAACAAATGTGACTTGACAAACAGAAATGAATTAGAGGAGATAGTAACTTTTACAAAAAATGTAATCAGAGATATAACAAAGAAAGAAAATATAAATATCTTTCCTCTTTCAGCAAAGATGGCACTTGAAGGCAAGGTGCAGGATAGAAGAGAAGTTATCAAAAAAAGTGGCATAGAGATTTTTGAAGAGGAACTAAAACGATTTTTAAGAAATGAAAAAGAAAAAGTGCAATTCTTAAGTAATTTGAAAAGTTTAGATAGCTTTTTAGAAGTTTGCAGAACATTTTTGGAAAGTGATATGAAACTCAAAGTTATGCCATTAAAACAGCTTGAAGAAAACATTGAAAAGTTTGATGAGTTTTTAGATAAAATAAATCGGAACAAGATTGAAATCTATAAGTTATTTAAGGTGGAGATGAATGATATTCTGACAAGTTTTGATGAGCAAATAGAAAAAATAAAGAAAGAGATTACAATAAATATTACAAAAAAGGTAAAAGATTATTATCCCTCAATTGCAAGATTTAAAAGGCTCAAACAGAAAGAATATCTTGAAAGGTATCTTGAGGAGGCTATTGTGCAAGAGTTTGAGTTTCAAAAAAGAGGTCTTGAAAAGTATGTAGAAGACCAGTTTGCCTTTCTTCTTTCAAGATATTGCGAAAAGATAAATGAGCTGATAAAGAGTATCAAAGACACGGCAAAAGAGCTTTTTTTCTATTGA
- a CDS encoding HEAT repeat domain-containing protein, whose amino-acid sequence MRYICPKCFKVADVGEKFCSNCGYDFEHISNEKYTEKLIKALRHPDYNVAYMAAKIIGELKIKRAEKSLIEQLCKNLLNKKDPYLEQVMVFALGEIGGKEAYKFLLENKDKFSVITKTTAEISLEKIKGRIYIS is encoded by the coding sequence ATGAGATATATATGTCCTAAATGCTTTAAAGTAGCAGATGTTGGAGAAAAATTCTGTTCAAACTGCGGCTATGATTTTGAGCATATATCAAATGAAAAGTACACTGAAAAGCTAATCAAAGCCTTGAGACACCCAGACTATAATGTGGCTTATATGGCTGCAAAAATAATTGGAGAATTGAAAATAAAAAGAGCAGAAAAATCATTGATAGAACAGCTTTGCAAAAATCTTTTAAATAAAAAAGACCCCTACCTTGAACAAGTTATGGTCTTTGCTCTTGGGGAGATTGGTGGAAAAGAGGCATATAAGTTTTTATTAGAAAATAAGGATAAATTTTCAGTTATAACAAAAACTACCGCTGAGATTTCTTTGGAAAAAATTAAAGGCAGAATATACATTTCTTAA
- the epsC gene encoding serine O-acetyltransferase EpsC, which yields MFRFFKMIKEEMDVIMEKDPACKSRLETLLYPSLWAIIYHRIAHWFYNRRMYFIARWISQRARHKTGIEIHPGAKIGRRVFIDHGMGVVIGETAEIGDDVLIYQGVTLGGTGKEKGKRHPTIGNNVLIGAGAKVLGPFKVGDNTKIGANAVVLREVEDNSTVVGVPGRVVRKEKKEKPTVEEQLDQIRFPDPLAMQICRLEAKIEALEKKLAEYERRLKEYEALQHSDNDKRGV from the coding sequence ATGTTTAGATTTTTCAAGATGATTAAAGAAGAGATGGATGTTATCATGGAAAAGGACCCGGCTTGCAAGAGCAGGCTGGAAACTCTTTTATATCCAAGCCTGTGGGCTATTATATACCACAGAATAGCTCACTGGTTTTACAACCGCAGAATGTACTTCATTGCAAGGTGGATTTCCCAGCGTGCAAGGCACAAAACTGGTATTGAGATACATCCCGGTGCCAAGATTGGTCGAAGGGTATTTATAGACCATGGCATGGGTGTTGTAATTGGTGAGACAGCTGAGATTGGCGATGATGTGCTGATTTATCAAGGCGTTACATTAGGTGGAACAGGAAAAGAAAAAGGTAAGCGTCATCCAACAATTGGAAACAACGTCTTAATTGGTGCTGGTGCAAAGGTTTTAGGACCATTCAAAGTAGGAGACAATACCAAAATCGGTGCAAATGCAGTTGTTCTTCGTGAGGTTGAAGACAACTCAACAGTAGTTGGGGTACCAGGAAGAGTTGTAAGAAAAGAGAAAAAGGAAAAGCCAACTGTTGAAGAACAGCTTGACCAGATTAGATTTCCCGACCCGCTTGCAATGCAGATTTGCAGGCTTGAGGCCAAGATAGAGGCTTTGGAGAAAAAACTTGCCGAGTACGAAAGGAGATTAAAAGAGTATGAAGCTTTACAACACTCTGACAATGACAAAAGAGGAGTTTGA
- the gltX gene encoding glutamate--tRNA ligase, which produces MEVRTRFAPSPTGHLHIGGARTALFNYLFAKRYAGKFILRIEDTDLERSSIESEKVIIESLRWLGIEWDEGVEVGGPYGPYRSTERVDIYKKYVDVLFEKGYAYYCYCTEEELEAQRQELLSKGQMPRYLGKCRNLTEEQKRRFEQEGRKPTVRFKVPEGVKIVVHDLVRGDVEFLSDDIGDFVIVKSDGIPTYNFAVVIDDHLMKISHVIRGEEHLSNTPRQILIYNALGFGLPQFAHVSLILGKDRTKMSKRHGSTWVEQYKEQGYLKEGLINFLALLGWSPPEDKEIFDMKYLIENFSLERVSKNPAIFDIDKLNYINSQHIKLKSLDELTQMCIPYFVEAGYIKEDEAKSKFEWLKKIVKSVYEGLDYLSQIKDRVDIFFNNEVKIEEDEAKEVLKWDHVNDLINVFENKIRQMNELTPEAIKLLFKEIQKETGYKGKNLFMPIRVALTGKTHGPELVEIIEIVGKENILKRLEFFKTWYN; this is translated from the coding sequence GTGGAAGTAAGAACAAGGTTTGCACCAAGCCCGACAGGGCACCTTCACATAGGAGGCGCAAGAACTGCTCTTTTTAATTACCTTTTTGCCAAAAGATATGCTGGAAAGTTTATATTAAGGATAGAAGACACAGACTTAGAAAGATCGTCTATTGAGTCCGAGAAGGTTATCATCGAAAGCTTAAGATGGCTTGGGATTGAGTGGGATGAAGGTGTTGAGGTAGGGGGACCTTATGGGCCTTATAGATCAACAGAAAGAGTGGATATTTACAAAAAATATGTTGATGTTCTTTTTGAAAAAGGCTACGCATACTATTGTTACTGCACAGAAGAGGAGCTTGAGGCTCAAAGACAAGAGCTTTTATCAAAAGGTCAGATGCCAAGATATCTTGGTAAGTGCAGGAATTTAACAGAGGAGCAAAAAAGAAGATTTGAGCAGGAGGGGAGAAAACCAACTGTCAGGTTCAAAGTGCCAGAAGGTGTTAAGATAGTTGTCCATGACCTTGTGCGTGGAGATGTTGAGTTTTTGTCAGATGACATAGGCGACTTTGTAATTGTCAAATCTGATGGAATTCCCACATATAACTTTGCAGTTGTCATAGATGACCACTTGATGAAGATTTCGCATGTTATAAGAGGCGAAGAGCATCTTTCAAACACTCCTCGACAGATTCTAATTTACAATGCGCTTGGATTTGGACTTCCGCAGTTTGCTCATGTTTCGCTTATACTTGGAAAAGACAGAACAAAGATGTCGAAGCGTCACGGCTCTACTTGGGTTGAGCAGTACAAAGAGCAAGGGTATTTAAAAGAAGGACTTATAAACTTCTTGGCTCTGCTTGGTTGGTCACCACCAGAGGATAAAGAAATATTTGACATGAAATATCTAATTGAGAATTTCTCATTAGAAAGAGTTTCTAAAAATCCTGCAATATTTGACATTGATAAGCTAAATTATATAAACTCTCAGCACATTAAACTAAAATCATTGGATGAACTTACCCAGATGTGCATACCGTACTTTGTTGAAGCAGGATATATCAAAGAGGATGAGGCAAAGTCCAAATTTGAATGGCTCAAGAAGATAGTAAAATCTGTGTATGAAGGACTGGATTATCTATCTCAGATCAAAGACAGGGTTGATATCTTCTTTAACAATGAAGTCAAAATAGAAGAAGATGAGGCAAAAGAGGTCTTAAAATGGGATCATGTGAATGATTTAATTAATGTGTTTGAAAATAAGATAAGGCAGATGAATGAATTGACTCCTGAAGCTATTAAGCTACTTTTCAAAGAGATTCAAAAAGAGACAGGTTACAAGGGCAAAAACCTGTTTATGCCAATAAGAGTTGCGTTGACTGGCAAAACTCACGGACCCGAGCTTGTTGAGATAATAGAGATTGTGGGTAAAGAAAACATACTAAAACGATTGGAATTCTTCAAAACGTGGTATAATTAA